From a single Brassica napus cultivar Da-Ae chromosome C9, Da-Ae, whole genome shotgun sequence genomic region:
- the LOC125593301 gene encoding protein TIC 20-II, chloroplastic → MASLCLSIHQTLKPSAAPRARPLSLSFPTSTISLRPSTRRLSTSTTRASYTPTPATERVISIASYALPFFNSLQYGRFLFAQYPRLGLLVEPIFPLLNLYRSVPGASFVAFFGLYLGVVRNTSFSRYVRFNAMQAVTLDVLLAVPVLLTRILDPGHGGGFGMKAMMWGHTGVFVFSFMCFVYGVVSCLVGKTPYIPLVADAAGRQL, encoded by the coding sequence ATGGCGTCACTGTGCTTATCTATCcaccaaaccctaaaaccctcgGCGGCTCCTAGAGCAAGACCACTCTCCCTCTCCTTCCCTACATCCACCATCTCACTCCGCCCCTCAACCAGACGCCTCTCCACCTCAACCACGCGCGCATCCTACACCCCAACACCAGCAACCGAGCGCGTGATCTCAATCGCATCCTACGCCTTGCCGTTCTTCAACTCGCTCCAATACGGGCGCTTCCTCTTCGCGCAGTACCCGAGGCTAGGCCTCCTCGTGGAGCCCATCTTCCCGCTACTCAACCTCTACAGGTCGGTCCCGGGCGCGAGCTTCGTGGCCTTCTTTGGGCTGTACTTGGGTGTGGTGAGGAACACGAGTTTCAGCAGGTACGTTAGGTTCAACGCGATGCAGGCGGTGACGCTCGATGTGCTGTTGGCGGTTCCGGTGTTGCTGACGAGGATACTGGATCCGGGTCATGGAGGTGGGTTTGGGATGAAGGCCATGATGTGGGGACACACGGGTGTGTTTGTGTTTAGCTTCATGTGTTTTGTCTATGGAGTTGTGAGCTGTTTGGTCGGGAAGACTCCTTATATCCCTCTTGTCGCTGATGCTGCTGGGAGACAACTCTAG
- the BNAC09G04090D gene encoding uncharacterized protein BNAC09G04090D — protein sequence MATDQENLLSDDYQETAAFCGCRYLCNFWWRRRGDGGWSGNLREEKGESWWSRKLKGPKEISEKIAGPKWKNFIRSFSNGRKKMKRDVDFTYDLKNYSLNFDDGGGEDSSPERFIAAPAVIKV from the coding sequence ATGGCTACAGATCAAGAAAACCTACTCTCAGATGATTACCAAGAAACGGCGGCGTTTTGCGGGTGTAGGTATCTCTGTAACTTCTGgtggagaagaagaggagaCGGTGGCTGGAGCGGTAATCTGCgggaagaaaaaggagaaagtTGGTGGAGCAGGAAACTTAAGGGGCCAAAAGAGATTTCTGAGAAAATTGCGGGGCCAAAGTGGAAAAACTTTATAAGAAGTTTTAGCAAtgggaggaagaagatgaagagggaTGTGGACTTCACGTACGATCTCAAAAACTATAGTCTTAATTTTGACGACGGAGGCGGCGAAGATTCTTCACCTGAGAGGTTTATAGCTGCTCCAGCTGTTATAAAAGTttga
- the LOC106365903 gene encoding hydroxyproline O-arabinosyltransferase 1-like has product MGCGGTLFYPLLITLSVALITYNILISSNAPLKQGFPSSSSYDDPVIQLPRGGSRIRANDEKNRRLFHTAVTASDSVYNTWQCRVMYYWFKKAKASAGPGSEMGGFTRILHNGKPDKYMDEIPTFVAQPLPSGMDQGYVVLNRPWAFVQWLQQADIKEDYVLMSEPDHVIVKPIPNLAKDGFGAAFPFFYIEPKKYEKVLRKYYPEERGPVTNIDPIGNSPVILGKEALKKIAPTWMNVSLAMKKDPEADKAFGWVLEMYAYAVSSALHGVSNVLHKDFMIQPPWDKEVGDKYIIHYTYGCDYDMKGHLTYGKKGEWRFDKRSYIKSPPPKNLTMPPPGVPQSVVTLVKMVNEATANLPDWGIIER; this is encoded by the exons ATGGGTTGCGGTGGAACTCTGTTCTACCCACTTCTCATCACCCTCTCCGTCGCTCTAATCACATACAACATCCTCATCTCCTCCAACGCTCCTCTCAAACAAGGCTTCCCCTCTTCCTCCTCCTACGACGACCCAGTCATCCAATTGCCACGCGGCGGATCCAGAATCCGCGCCAACGACGAAAAGAATCGAAGACTCTTCCACACGGCCGTAACAGCCTCTGACTCTGTCTACAACACATGGCAATGCAGAGTCATGTACTACTGGTTCAAAAAGGCTAAAGCTTCCGCTGGACCCGGATCCGAAATGGGCGGGTTTACCCGGATCTTGCATAACGGTAAACCCGACAAGTATATGGATGAGATTCCCACTTTCGTTGCTCAGCCTCTGCCTTCTGGGATGGATCAG GGTTATGTAGTTTTAAACAGACCATGGGCGTTTGTACAATGGCTTCAACAAGCAGACATTAAAGAAGA TTATGTTCTGATGTCTGAGCCTGATCATGTCATTGTGAAACCTATACCGAACCTAGCTAAAGATGGGTTTGGAGCTGCGTTTCCTTTCTTTTACATCGAACCGAAGAAGTACGAGAAGGTGTTGAGGAAGTATTATCCGGAAGAGAGAGGACCTGTGACCAACATTGATCCCATAGGAAACTCTCCTGTCATTCTCGGaaag GAAGCTTTGAAGAAGATTGCTCCTACTTGGATGAATGTTTCTTTGGCTATGAAGAAGGATCCTGAAGCTGATAAGGCTTTTGGATGGGTTCTTGAAAT GTATGCTTATGCGGTTTCATCTGCGTTGCATGGTGTTAGCAATGTTCTACACAAAGACTTCATGATTCAG CCTCCGTGGGATAAAGAGGTTGGTGACAAGTACATCATACACTACACTTATGGATGTGACTATGATATGAAG GGACACTTAACCTATGGGAAGAAAGGGGAATGGAGATTCGACAAAAGATCATATATTAAGTCACCGCCACCAAAGAACCTTACAATGCCACCACCTGGTGTTCCACAGAGTGTg GTAACATTAGTGAAGATGGTGAACGAAGCCACTGCAAACCTTCCAGACTGGGGGATCATAGAGAGATAG